A window of Longibacter salinarum contains these coding sequences:
- a CDS encoding HD domain-containing protein, which produces MSETRFKLFSDPVHGFISVPKNLILDLVQTPEVQRLRRIRQMGVAHLVFPGAEHTRFVHALGAMALMQDALKNLNEKGTEISSHEYTAALAAALLHDIGHGAFSHTLEHELVRDFEHEDMSRLLLGDLNERFDGALDLAIEMFDDTYERPFFHELVASQLDMDRLDYLRRDSFYTGVAEGEVGVQRIIKTMRVHPLDGGSDSHIAIEGKGIYAVENFLLSRRLMYWQVYLHKTVLAGDQLLRAILKRVRWHAERNQHLDTLERGSDALLYFLRRDVHADDLRDPAVRQRYCDIDDTDILFSLKQWMRADDPVLADLSRRFINRDFFRVTFLPSHPNAPQIESWRERVADWLIANDISDANSAERDARLYITIDRSGHTAYESSREMITIIDREGRTHELTERTDSPALSSLSGSVVKPYVCYPKPVDLPLDAVTDPI; this is translated from the coding sequence TTGTCCGAGACCCGCTTTAAGCTTTTCTCCGACCCGGTTCACGGGTTCATTTCCGTCCCAAAAAACTTGATCCTCGATCTCGTTCAGACGCCGGAGGTACAGCGACTTCGGCGCATCCGGCAGATGGGCGTGGCCCACCTCGTCTTCCCCGGAGCAGAGCATACACGCTTCGTCCATGCGCTGGGCGCAATGGCGCTGATGCAGGACGCGCTGAAGAACTTAAACGAGAAAGGGACGGAGATTTCCTCGCATGAATATACGGCCGCCCTCGCTGCCGCCCTTCTTCACGACATCGGACATGGCGCCTTTTCCCACACGTTGGAGCACGAGCTCGTCAGGGATTTTGAGCACGAGGATATGAGCCGCCTCCTTCTAGGAGACCTGAACGAGCGATTCGACGGTGCGCTCGATCTCGCCATCGAGATGTTTGACGACACATATGAGCGACCCTTTTTCCATGAGCTCGTGGCGAGCCAACTTGACATGGATCGGCTCGACTACTTGCGTCGGGACTCGTTTTACACAGGCGTGGCCGAGGGCGAGGTGGGCGTCCAACGGATCATCAAAACGATGCGCGTGCATCCATTGGACGGAGGATCCGACTCCCATATCGCGATCGAGGGAAAAGGTATTTACGCGGTCGAGAATTTTCTTCTCTCGCGCCGGCTCATGTACTGGCAAGTTTACCTGCATAAAACGGTTCTCGCGGGCGACCAGCTCCTCCGGGCCATTCTCAAGCGTGTTCGCTGGCATGCAGAGCGCAACCAGCACCTGGACACACTGGAGCGTGGCTCAGATGCCCTTCTCTACTTCCTCCGCCGAGACGTGCACGCGGACGACCTCCGCGACCCGGCCGTCAGACAGCGCTACTGCGATATCGACGACACCGATATCCTGTTCAGCCTCAAGCAGTGGATGCGTGCCGACGACCCCGTGCTGGCAGATCTGTCGCGTCGTTTCATCAACCGTGACTTCTTCCGCGTGACGTTTCTGCCATCTCACCCGAACGCTCCACAAATCGAATCCTGGAGGGAGCGCGTTGCCGACTGGCTCATCGCGAACGACATCTCAGACGCGAACTCGGCAGAACGTGATGCGCGACTATACATCACCATCGACCGCTCTGGACACACGGCCTACGAAAGTTCGCGCGAGATGATCACGATTATCGACCGTGAGGGCCGAACCCACGAACTTACAGAACGAACCGACAGCCCGGCGCTGTCGAGCCTATCCGGCTCCGTCGTCAAACCGTACGTTTGCTATCCGAAGCCGGTCGATCTGCCGCTAGACGCAGTCACCGATCCCATTTAG
- a CDS encoding GumC family protein, with protein MQSSTKPRQASDQIFRFVRLAWRGKWVILGLTMLVAVSTYAYYGRLDKVYRSSAVFLLRQENAKTLSEEINLMAEDGQDVEREIYYLNESDVFLRHVAERIRDQADDPDSSLVLSGWSTSGGTSLAELASRLRSRIRVTQGSRDVESIRVVATGGSPDEAVVLANTLVETYFDHLQRTQSARARATRQFLEQQRGELERELQLVEDSLSEHIRERGPEKLATETEESSAFMGNMSRISEEISSLEEQRGELELKINMEQALLDSARSRYKRLRPDVADRAASTTSSELEQTQEAILNLRNRLEMVEENNDAQSATVQKHLREGRTRLANLEAKAKRLADRYVRESLETDVVESSGEGGELTGMVDLQRQIMTRETRLSQLRARTSKLEGKIAERKRTLSSLGPDRTLTRLERRKETLQELFLTLSKSLQKAQVAENSSPEQAQVIRWASPVLQPIRPDVSRNVGLALCLGLILSFGLVLVYDKIDDVIERPEDVERSDEKLFGTVPEWDSDFIIQGVAEVEDAPSLNGARSNGRHKKRPGIVSPYCVASEAYRHVATNIRLGLPSSVQTIVVTSPGPGDGKTTMTANLGPAFSEAGCRTLLIDLDLRKPSLHRAFGENVKPGVTDFLGRGRELEITDVTGLRDPGTWNEMSEEGPSVDDFSAGDGASTGDAYPGRLGLVTAGNTVPQPGLLLHEQRIRKLVDRVENDWDLVIIDTPPARLFDDAHRISNSADVVLLVASADQTSARAFSDVKDRFHTLGSDVVVGVLNRYSASASPFYGYGQTYAYGGQSAAYSAYGRGPETPPVTARLRRRLRTLIKG; from the coding sequence ATGCAGTCTTCCACCAAACCTCGTCAGGCTTCCGACCAGATCTTCCGCTTCGTGCGCCTCGCCTGGCGCGGGAAGTGGGTCATTCTGGGACTCACCATGCTGGTCGCTGTGTCTACCTACGCCTACTATGGCCGTCTTGACAAGGTATACCGTTCCAGTGCCGTCTTTCTGCTTCGGCAGGAGAACGCAAAAACGTTATCGGAAGAGATCAATCTGATGGCCGAAGATGGGCAAGACGTGGAGCGCGAGATTTACTATCTGAACGAGTCGGACGTCTTCCTGCGTCATGTGGCGGAACGGATCCGCGATCAGGCAGACGACCCTGACTCGAGTCTCGTGCTATCGGGATGGTCGACATCGGGCGGGACGTCACTGGCGGAGCTTGCGAGCCGACTACGTAGCCGAATTCGCGTTACTCAGGGAAGCCGCGACGTGGAGTCGATCCGGGTGGTGGCCACGGGCGGGAGTCCAGACGAGGCGGTGGTGTTGGCGAATACCCTCGTAGAAACGTATTTCGATCATCTTCAGCGAACACAGAGTGCCCGTGCTCGGGCGACCCGGCAATTCCTGGAGCAGCAGCGGGGCGAACTTGAACGCGAGCTTCAACTCGTAGAAGACTCGCTGAGTGAACACATCCGCGAGAGAGGCCCTGAGAAGTTGGCGACGGAGACGGAGGAAAGTTCGGCGTTTATGGGCAACATGAGTCGGATTTCCGAGGAGATCTCAAGCCTTGAAGAACAGCGTGGGGAGCTTGAGCTCAAGATTAACATGGAGCAAGCGCTTCTCGACTCTGCACGGTCTCGGTACAAACGCCTACGACCCGATGTGGCGGACCGAGCGGCGTCGACAACCTCTTCGGAGTTGGAGCAAACGCAGGAGGCGATCCTCAATCTTCGTAACCGGCTAGAGATGGTTGAGGAGAACAATGATGCGCAGAGTGCGACCGTACAAAAGCATCTTCGCGAAGGCCGGACGCGGCTCGCGAATCTTGAGGCCAAGGCCAAACGCCTGGCTGACCGGTACGTACGGGAATCCCTCGAGACGGATGTCGTTGAGTCATCGGGAGAGGGCGGCGAGCTGACGGGTATGGTGGATCTGCAGCGCCAGATCATGACCCGTGAAACGCGTCTTTCTCAACTCCGTGCCCGCACGTCGAAGTTGGAGGGGAAGATCGCTGAGCGAAAGCGTACGCTGAGCAGTCTCGGGCCGGATCGAACGCTTACCCGTCTCGAGCGCCGCAAGGAGACGCTGCAAGAGCTCTTCCTCACGCTGTCAAAAAGCCTCCAGAAAGCGCAGGTTGCGGAGAATTCGAGTCCCGAGCAGGCTCAGGTCATTCGGTGGGCATCGCCCGTTCTCCAGCCGATCCGTCCTGACGTATCACGAAACGTCGGCCTTGCGCTCTGTCTTGGCCTGATTCTCTCGTTCGGCCTCGTTCTCGTTTACGACAAGATTGATGACGTGATCGAGCGTCCTGAGGATGTCGAGCGGTCGGATGAGAAACTCTTTGGCACCGTTCCAGAATGGGATTCTGATTTCATCATTCAGGGTGTGGCCGAAGTTGAGGATGCGCCGTCATTGAATGGGGCTCGTTCGAACGGTCGACACAAGAAGAGACCGGGGATTGTATCGCCCTATTGCGTGGCCTCGGAAGCGTACCGTCACGTCGCGACCAACATCCGCCTGGGGCTTCCGTCATCGGTGCAGACGATCGTCGTCACGAGCCCAGGGCCCGGCGACGGGAAGACGACGATGACAGCGAATCTCGGTCCGGCGTTCAGCGAAGCCGGTTGCCGAACGCTGTTGATTGATCTCGACCTACGAAAGCCCTCTCTACATCGGGCCTTCGGCGAAAACGTCAAGCCCGGGGTGACGGATTTTCTGGGACGTGGACGAGAATTGGAGATCACGGATGTGACCGGTCTACGGGACCCCGGGACGTGGAATGAGATGTCGGAGGAGGGCCCGTCCGTAGATGATTTCTCCGCAGGGGATGGGGCCTCTACCGGCGATGCCTACCCCGGTCGACTTGGTCTCGTAACTGCGGGCAATACGGTTCCACAGCCGGGTCTCCTCCTTCACGAACAGCGTATCCGCAAGCTTGTCGATCGGGTCGAGAACGATTGGGATTTGGTCATCATTGACACGCCACCCGCGCGTCTCTTTGATGACGCCCACCGCATTTCCAATTCGGCTGATGTCGTCCTACTGGTTGCTTCGGCAGACCAAACGTCAGCGCGGGCATTTTCCGATGTGAAGGATCGGTTCCACACGCTTGGTTCCGACGTGGTTGTCGGCGTACTGAACCGGTATTCTGCATCTGCGAGCCCCTTCTATGGGTATGGGCAAACGTATGCCTACGGCGGACAGTCGGCTGCGTACAGCGCGTACGGACGCGGCCCGGAGACTCCGCCCGTGACAGCACGACTGCGGCGCCGCCTTCGCACCCTCATCAAAGGTTGA
- a CDS encoding peptide chain release factor 3, with amino-acid sequence MGDKELRREINRRRTFAIISHPDAGKTTLTEKLLYMGGAIREAGEIKARKADRHARSDWMSMEQERGISVTSSVMQFRYKELEMNLLDTPGHRDFSEDTYRVLTAADSVIMVLDNAKGVEQQTRKLMEVCRMRDMPVITFINKMDRHGLPPLDLLQNIEESLDLETVPLSWPIGQGDRFRGTYNLHRDELHLFSHADMEGNHERLPIESIDDSRLDDVLGDQAEDLRFDVELMREAGNDLDKQAYLDGRQTPVFFGSALSNFGVGDMLDSFVELAPTPRPRPTTTRTVQPEEANFSGVVFKIQANMDPKHRDRMAFVRVCSGRFKRGMKVVHQRTGDETRLQNATTFMAQDRAGVDTAYPGDIIGIMNHGTIKIGDTFTDGEELHFTGVPSFAPEHFRKVHLDDPFRAKHLNKGLTQLSEEGAIQVFRPLRGNAYILGAVGALQFDVTVARLDDEYNVDAHLSGVRYTCCRWVSGPADVLDDFEAKNIDNLFRDAEGNLAYLGLSQFRLDRTIDDWPELSFEKTKEHTGEENDI; translated from the coding sequence ATCGGCGACAAGGAGCTGCGCCGGGAGATCAATCGTCGGCGTACGTTTGCGATCATTTCGCACCCGGATGCCGGTAAGACGACCCTGACGGAAAAGCTTCTCTACATGGGAGGAGCGATCCGTGAGGCGGGCGAAATCAAGGCGCGCAAGGCAGACCGGCACGCCAGAAGTGACTGGATGTCGATGGAGCAGGAGAGGGGCATTTCTGTGACCTCGTCCGTCATGCAGTTCCGGTACAAGGAGTTGGAGATGAACCTCCTCGACACGCCGGGGCACCGTGATTTCTCGGAGGACACCTATCGGGTGCTCACCGCCGCTGACAGCGTCATCATGGTGCTTGATAACGCAAAGGGGGTTGAGCAGCAGACGCGCAAGCTCATGGAAGTCTGTCGCATGCGCGATATGCCGGTGATCACGTTCATCAACAAGATGGACCGTCACGGCTTACCGCCACTCGACCTGCTGCAAAACATCGAAGAGTCGCTCGATCTGGAAACCGTCCCGCTTTCCTGGCCGATCGGTCAGGGGGATCGGTTCCGGGGGACGTATAACCTCCACCGCGATGAGTTGCACCTGTTTTCGCACGCGGACATGGAGGGCAATCACGAGCGTCTCCCGATCGAGTCAATCGATGATAGCCGCCTCGACGACGTGCTCGGGGACCAGGCTGAAGACCTCCGCTTCGATGTCGAGCTAATGCGCGAGGCCGGAAATGACCTCGACAAGCAAGCGTACCTTGATGGCCGCCAGACGCCGGTCTTCTTCGGAAGCGCCCTATCGAACTTCGGGGTGGGCGACATGCTGGATTCCTTCGTGGAGCTTGCTCCGACGCCGCGCCCGCGACCAACGACCACGCGAACCGTTCAGCCGGAGGAGGCAAATTTCTCCGGCGTCGTGTTCAAGATTCAAGCGAACATGGACCCGAAGCACCGTGACCGGATGGCGTTTGTGCGCGTCTGCTCTGGACGCTTCAAGCGGGGGATGAAGGTCGTGCACCAGCGTACCGGAGACGAAACGCGTCTTCAAAACGCGACCACGTTCATGGCGCAGGACCGCGCGGGCGTCGATACCGCGTACCCGGGCGACATCATCGGCATCATGAACCACGGCACGATCAAGATTGGCGATACCTTTACCGATGGGGAAGAGCTCCACTTCACCGGAGTGCCGAGTTTTGCGCCGGAGCACTTCCGAAAGGTGCACCTAGACGACCCCTTCCGGGCAAAGCATCTCAACAAAGGATTGACTCAGCTCAGCGAAGAAGGCGCCATCCAGGTCTTCCGGCCCCTTCGCGGCAACGCGTACATTCTCGGTGCGGTCGGCGCACTGCAGTTCGATGTGACTGTCGCCCGCCTCGATGATGAATACAACGTCGATGCCCACCTCTCTGGCGTGCGGTACACGTGTTGCCGATGGGTGAGTGGCCCGGCGGACGTGCTGGACGACTTCGAGGCGAAGAACATCGACAATCTGTTCCGCGACGCCGAAGGCAACCTTGCCTATCTCGGCCTCAGTCAATTCCGCCTGGACCGGACGATCGACGACTGGCCGGAGCTGAGCTTCGAGAAGACGAAAGAGCATACTGGAGAGGAAAACGACATCTGA
- a CDS encoding esterase/lipase family protein codes for MPKQLTATALQRIAGLEAFPQPSIIPLSTPVVLMHGFGMGATFRRGGHLHEEAMYLRTRGIRAYAPNVAAYNTVDARSSMWLRRIAPILDETRSDRIIIIAHSMGGLDARHLIHNEGLHEVVDVLITVSTPHRGSSIANLVLEQPSVVRNWMMEMADWLGKHALEDATANALQAITQLTPSYLNSSFNPETPDHPDVEYWSFAGHAGKGTEITMDPVLRFLNAYLYDREGPNDGFVSVDSARWGTFCGTVEADHARQVGFQSKLGGATFDSNGFYATIADKLYNAGY; via the coding sequence ATGCCAAAGCAACTCACCGCGACTGCGCTCCAACGCATCGCCGGGCTCGAAGCCTTTCCTCAACCATCGATCATTCCGCTCAGTACACCTGTCGTGCTCATGCACGGGTTCGGCATGGGCGCAACCTTCCGCCGCGGCGGCCACCTACATGAGGAGGCCATGTACCTACGCACGCGTGGCATCCGCGCATATGCTCCGAACGTCGCCGCATACAACACCGTCGATGCACGATCGTCGATGTGGCTTCGGCGAATCGCCCCAATTCTAGATGAGACCCGGTCCGACCGTATTATCATCATCGCCCACTCGATGGGGGGACTGGACGCGCGGCACCTGATCCACAACGAAGGACTCCACGAGGTCGTCGACGTACTCATCACCGTATCCACCCCGCATCGCGGGTCGTCGATAGCGAACCTGGTCCTCGAGCAGCCGAGTGTCGTACGCAATTGGATGATGGAGATGGCTGACTGGCTGGGCAAGCATGCGCTTGAGGACGCTACAGCAAACGCCCTACAGGCTATCACCCAGTTGACTCCTTCCTATCTAAACTCGTCATTCAATCCGGAAACTCCCGACCACCCCGACGTGGAGTACTGGTCGTTCGCCGGTCACGCAGGAAAGGGAACGGAGATCACCATGGATCCGGTGCTCCGATTTTTGAACGCCTATCTATACGACCGCGAGGGACCGAATGACGGCTTTGTTTCCGTCGACAGCGCACGCTGGGGCACCTTTTGCGGAACGGTTGAAGCGGATCACGCACGGCAGGTCGGATTTCAGTCGAAACTCGGTGGGGCAACGTTCGACTCAAACGGATTCTACGCGACAATCGCAGATAAACTCTACAACGCCGGCTACTAG